Proteins encoded together in one Ipomoea triloba cultivar NCNSP0323 chromosome 4, ASM357664v1 window:
- the LOC116015885 gene encoding protein YLS3-like produces the protein MGIKGIKMGLCFAAIMVAGLIGESMAQRPPDPCISAIATMLPCLPFLMADEEKPTAGCCAAYSGVLLSQPNCLCADVNGGAPLPLINLTLAHQLPYSCNVKVNDPDRSPCPSSTPTAPSPTPPSGGTNNRAPSTSQSAGGNTITIIMPHIQLIASFLLVAIQVL, from the exons ATGGGGATAAAGGGAATCAAAATGGGGCTCTGTTTTGCAGCTATTATGGTGGCGGGTTTGATTGGGGAATCCATGGCTCAACGCCCACCTGATCCGTGCATTTCTGCGATCGCTACGATGTTACCATGCCTCCCTTTCCTGATGGCCGACGAGGAGAAACCGACCGCCGGTTGCTGTGCGGCATATTCCGGCGTACTTCTGTCTCAACCTAATTGCCTTTGCGCCGACGTCAACGGCGGCGCTCCGCTGCCGCTGATAAACCTCACCTTGGCCCACCAGTTGCCTTATTCGTGTAATGTCAAAG ttAATGACCCGGATAGGTCTCCATGTCCATCAAGTACTCCGACGGCCCCTTCCCCAACACCACCTTCAG GTGGAACAAATAATAGAGCTCCAAGTACAAGCCAGTCTGCAGGAGGAAAcaccataacaataataatgccTCACATTCAACTTATTGCCTCTTTCCTTCTTGTGGCCATTCAAGTTCTGTAG
- the LOC116015886 gene encoding late embryogenesis abundant protein D-34-like — MSQEQPRRPEEMEPVKYGDVFGVSGELADKPIAPQDAAMMQSAETAVLGQTQKGGPAAAMQAAAKVNVRAGVVSPDDVSSPAGNQGVTVTETDVPGSRIITESVAGQVVGQYVEAMPLPNEAGGGIIGAQAGITIGQALEASAHALGSKAVDRSDAAAIQAAEVRATGTNVITPGGVAATAQSAAAYNEGLIRDQDKVKLGNVLADATQKLPADKIATREDAEGVASAQQRNNINMSSPPGGVAASVAAAARLNERGL, encoded by the exons ATGAGTCAAGAACAGCCTAGGAGGCCAGAAGAGATGGAGCCAGTAAAATATGGCGATGTTTTTGGTGTTTCCGGGGAGTTGGCCGACAAGCCCATCGCGCCTCAAGATGCCGCCATGATGCAGAGCGCCGAAACGGCGGTCCTGGGTCAGACGCAGAAAGGCGGTCCAGCCGCAGCTATGCAGGCCGCGGCTAAAGTTAATGTGAGGGCCGGTGTTGTGTCGCCTGATGATGTTAGCAGCCCTGCCGGCAACCAGGGTGTCACGGTCACGGAAACTGACGTCCCCGGGAGCAGAATAATCACTGAATCTGTCGCCGGCCAG gtgGTTGGACAGTATGTAGAAGCTATGCCATTACCCAACGAAGCAGGGGGAGGCATTATTGGCGCCCAAGCCGGTATCACGATTGGACAAGCGCTGGAAGCGTCAGCACATGCACTTGGAAGCAAAGCGGTGGATAGGAGCGACGCTGCGGCAATACAGGCAGCTGAAGTTAGGGCTACTGGCACTAACGTCATCACTCCCGGCGGTGTCGCTGCCACGGCTCAGTCCGCTGCTGCTTACAACGAAGGCCTCATCCGAGACCAAGACAAAGTCAAACTTGGAAATGTCTTGGCT GATGCAACACAAAAGTTGCCCGCAGATAAGATCGCAACAAGGGAGGATGCGGAAGGGGTGGCGAGCGCACAGCAAAGGAACAATATAAACATGAGCAGCCCTCCCGGTGGTGTGGCCGCATCCGTTGCCGCCGCGGCAAGACTCAACGAAAGGGGCCTGTGA